A genomic region of Pseudomonas sp. KU43P contains the following coding sequences:
- a CDS encoding MBL fold metallo-hydrolase, which translates to MIIGNNLHVEAFFDKATSTISYLVMDGETRKCALIDSVLDYDPKSGRTCTASADLLIARVKALGAEVQWVLETHVHADHLSAAAYLKEHLGGHTAIGAHITQVQKVFGSLFNAEPDFARDGSQFDVLLEDEEGFRIGNLHARALHTPGHTPACMSYVVQDAGEKAVFVGDTLFMPDYGTARCDFPGADARTLYRSIRRLLAFPDQTQLFMCHDYLPGGRDVQYATTVAEQRANNIHIHQGIDEDSFVAMREARDKTLDMPVLILPSVQVNMRSGHFPEPEENGVSYLKIPLNKL; encoded by the coding sequence ATGATCATCGGCAACAACCTTCACGTGGAAGCCTTCTTCGACAAGGCAACCTCGACCATCAGCTACCTGGTCATGGACGGCGAGACGCGCAAGTGCGCATTGATCGACAGCGTCCTCGACTACGATCCCAAGTCCGGACGCACCTGCACCGCCTCGGCCGACCTGCTGATTGCCCGGGTAAAGGCACTCGGTGCCGAGGTGCAGTGGGTGCTGGAAACCCACGTGCATGCCGACCACCTTTCGGCTGCGGCGTATCTCAAGGAACACCTGGGTGGCCATACCGCCATTGGTGCGCACATCACCCAGGTGCAGAAGGTATTCGGTTCGCTGTTCAACGCGGAACCTGACTTCGCCCGCGACGGCAGCCAGTTCGATGTGCTGCTCGAAGATGAAGAAGGCTTCCGTATCGGCAACCTGCACGCCCGTGCCCTGCACACCCCTGGGCATACCCCGGCCTGCATGAGCTATGTGGTTCAGGATGCTGGGGAAAAGGCGGTGTTCGTTGGCGACACCCTGTTCATGCCGGATTACGGCACCGCGCGCTGCGACTTCCCCGGCGCCGATGCCAGAACGCTGTATCGCTCCATCCGCCGTTTGCTGGCCTTCCCAGACCAGACTCAACTGTTCATGTGCCACGACTACCTGCCAGGTGGCCGGGACGTGCAGTACGCGACCACCGTGGCCGAACAGCGCGCCAACAACATCCACATCCATCAAGGCATCGACGAAGACAGCTTCGTGGCCATGCGCGAAGCCCGCGACAAGACCCTCGACATGCCCGTGCTGATCCTGCCTTCGGTGCAGGTGAACATGCGCAGCGGTCATTTCCCCGAGCCGGAGGAAAACGGCGTGAGCTATCTGAAGATCCCGCTGAACAAGCTTTGA
- a CDS encoding FAD/NAD(P)-binding oxidoreductase — protein sequence MPALLSPTHADHHKVVIVGAGAAGIATASSLISRDPSLDIALIDPADVHYYQPGWTMVGAGVFKAPSTARTMASAIPRGVHWVKARVQGFDPSAQLVMLEDGRAISYEQLVVCPGLKLDWEAIAGLSETLGRNGVTSNYRYDLAPYTWQLVQMLKQGRALFTQPPMPIKCAGAPQKALYLSCDHWLRHGHLGNVKASFFNAGAVLFGVPDYVPALMAYIDKYGVDLNYNHRLVAVDGPNKRATFARTLADGSSETRTETFDMLHVVPSQVAPDFIRQSPLADAAGWVDVDPRTLRHRQFANVHALGDVANTSNAKTAAAARKQAPVVANNVLVALGRLPTLAEYDGYGSCPLTVERGKIVLAEFTYGGKVAPSFPRWLLDGRKPTRLAWLLKARVLPPLYWQGMLKGREWMARPQPLVEARQ from the coding sequence ATGCCTGCCTTGTTGTCCCCAACTCATGCCGACCACCACAAAGTGGTCATCGTCGGCGCCGGTGCCGCGGGTATCGCCACCGCCTCCAGCCTGATCAGCCGCGACCCGTCTCTGGACATTGCCCTGATCGATCCCGCCGACGTGCATTATTACCAGCCCGGCTGGACCATGGTCGGCGCAGGTGTATTCAAAGCGCCAAGCACTGCGCGCACCATGGCGTCGGCCATTCCTCGCGGTGTGCATTGGGTGAAAGCTCGCGTTCAAGGTTTTGACCCTTCGGCCCAACTGGTCATGCTCGAGGACGGCCGCGCCATCAGTTATGAACAGCTGGTGGTCTGCCCTGGCCTGAAGCTCGACTGGGAAGCCATTGCCGGGCTCAGTGAAACACTGGGTCGCAATGGTGTGACCTCCAACTACCGTTATGACCTGGCGCCCTACACCTGGCAGCTTGTGCAAATGCTCAAGCAAGGACGTGCGCTGTTCACTCAACCGCCCATGCCGATCAAATGCGCCGGCGCGCCACAAAAGGCGCTGTACCTGTCCTGCGACCATTGGCTGCGCCATGGCCACCTTGGCAACGTCAAAGCCAGCTTCTTCAATGCGGGCGCCGTGCTGTTCGGGGTGCCCGACTATGTACCCGCGCTGATGGCCTACATCGACAAGTATGGTGTCGACCTCAACTACAACCACCGCCTGGTTGCCGTGGACGGCCCGAACAAGCGCGCGACCTTCGCCCGCACCCTCGCCGATGGCAGCAGCGAAACCCGCACTGAAACTTTCGACATGTTGCACGTCGTGCCGTCGCAGGTGGCTCCCGATTTCATTCGGCAGAGCCCGTTGGCCGATGCCGCTGGCTGGGTCGATGTCGACCCTCGGACCTTGCGCCATCGCCAGTTCGCCAACGTCCATGCCTTGGGTGACGTAGCCAACACCAGCAACGCCAAGACCGCTGCAGCGGCGCGCAAGCAGGCGCCGGTGGTGGCCAACAATGTGCTGGTGGCGCTTGGCAGGCTGCCTACCCTGGCCGAGTACGATGGCTACGGCTCCTGCCCGCTGACCGTCGAGCGCGGCAAGATCGTGCTGGCCGAGTTCACCTACGGCGGCAAGGTCGCGCCCAGTTTTCCACGCTGGCTGCTCGACGGCCGCAAGCCGACCCGCTTGGCCTGGCTCCTCAAGGCGCGGGTACTGCCCCCGCTGTACTGGCAAGGCATGCTCAAGGGGCGCGAATGGATGGCGCGGCCCCAGCCACTGGTCGAGGCTCGCCAGTGA
- a CDS encoding sulfite exporter TauE/SafE family protein, translating to MIEHELLGAGLGAVIGAVLALTGAGGGILAVPLLVFGLGLSMVEAAPIGLLAVGLAAAVGAVLGLRQGLVRYRAALFIALIGIAAAPFGLMLAHRLPNTPLALVFAVVLVYACLRIWRKAAKDLRGETSEAHRYIEPCVLNPLQGRLRWTLPCARALAFTGALSGLLSGLLGVGGGFVIIPALNRYTNLRMKSIVSTSLAVIALVSMGSVVSASLAGVMHWRVGAPFAVGAVLGLLAARPLAAKLAGPRLQQMFAVAGWSAALLLAGKALLG from the coding sequence GTGATCGAACATGAACTGCTGGGCGCTGGCCTCGGCGCTGTCATTGGTGCGGTGCTGGCGCTGACGGGGGCCGGCGGTGGAATCCTGGCGGTACCGCTGCTGGTGTTCGGCCTGGGACTGTCGATGGTCGAAGCGGCGCCTATCGGGTTGTTGGCGGTGGGCCTGGCGGCGGCTGTGGGGGCGGTGCTGGGGTTGCGTCAGGGGCTGGTGCGCTACCGCGCCGCCCTGTTCATCGCCCTTATCGGTATTGCTGCTGCTCCGTTCGGGCTGATGCTCGCCCACCGTTTGCCTAACACACCCCTGGCCCTGGTGTTCGCGGTAGTGCTGGTCTATGCCTGCCTGCGCATCTGGCGCAAGGCAGCCAAGGACCTACGTGGCGAAACTTCCGAAGCGCACCGCTACATCGAACCTTGCGTACTCAATCCGCTGCAGGGCCGTTTGCGCTGGACGCTGCCTTGCGCGCGAGCCCTGGCCTTCACGGGTGCATTGTCGGGGCTGTTGTCCGGATTGCTGGGAGTGGGTGGGGGATTCGTGATCATTCCGGCCTTGAACCGCTACACCAACCTGCGCATGAAAAGCATCGTCTCCACCTCGCTGGCAGTGATCGCGCTGGTTTCCATGGGCAGCGTAGTCAGCGCCAGCCTGGCAGGGGTCATGCATTGGCGGGTGGGTGCACCCTTTGCCGTCGGCGCGGTTCTCGGCTTGCTGGCGGCCCGGCCGCTTGCCGCAAAACTCGCCGGGCCACGTCTGCAGCAGATGTTTGCCGTGGCCGGCTGGTCGGCTGCCCTACTGTTGGCGGGCAAGGCGCTACTCGGCTAG
- a CDS encoding LysR family transcriptional regulator encodes MFDWNDLRFFLELQRSGRLLTAAKRLNTTHSTVARHIESIEKSLGTPLFVQHAQGYELTSSGQALLKHAEAMENVALLAQEEITQAITPLGKIRLGVTEGIGIMFFTPRMRELFERYPGLEVELVAVPRFVSILNREAEISIHLERPSADLLITRKLTDYRLALYASQAYLDRAPPLRNRDDLAQHSWIGYVDDLLFSQELLFLNSFCRAPNVAFRSTSVIAQQTAARAGLGIAVLPNYMARHDPTLVRVLPSETIQRSYWICTRRELHKSVRLRVVWDYLLALCAAEQGELLAE; translated from the coding sequence ATGTTCGACTGGAATGATCTGCGGTTTTTCCTCGAGTTGCAGCGCAGCGGCCGCTTGCTCACCGCCGCCAAACGCCTCAACACCACTCACAGCACCGTCGCCCGGCATATCGAAAGCATCGAGAAAAGCCTCGGCACGCCGCTGTTCGTGCAACATGCCCAGGGCTACGAGCTGACGTCCTCCGGTCAGGCACTGCTCAAGCACGCCGAAGCCATGGAGAATGTCGCCCTGCTGGCGCAGGAAGAGATCACCCAGGCCATCACTCCACTGGGCAAGATCCGTCTGGGGGTCACCGAAGGCATCGGCATCATGTTCTTCACTCCGCGCATGCGCGAGCTGTTCGAACGCTACCCAGGCCTGGAAGTGGAACTGGTGGCAGTACCGCGCTTCGTCAGCATCCTCAACCGCGAAGCAGAAATCAGCATCCACCTGGAACGGCCCAGCGCCGACCTGTTGATAACCCGCAAACTCACCGATTACCGCCTGGCGTTGTACGCTAGCCAGGCCTACCTGGACCGTGCTCCGCCCTTGCGCAACCGCGACGACCTGGCCCAGCACAGCTGGATCGGTTACGTCGATGACCTGCTGTTCAGCCAGGAGCTGCTGTTCCTCAACAGCTTCTGCCGGGCGCCCAACGTGGCTTTTCGCAGCACCAGCGTGATTGCCCAGCAAACCGCTGCACGCGCAGGACTAGGCATTGCCGTGCTGCCCAACTACATGGCCCGCCACGACCCGACACTGGTGCGTGTGCTGCCCAGCGAGACCATCCAGCGCAGCTACTGGATCTGCACCCGCCGCGAGCTGCACAAGTCGGTGCGCCTGCGGGTAGTGTGGGACTACCTGCTGGCGCTGTGTGCCGCGGAACAAGGCGAGCTGCTAGCCGAGTAG
- a CDS encoding GMC family oxidoreductase, whose protein sequence is MPSADSVFDYVVVGAGPAGCLLANRLSADPACRVLLLEAGGRDNYPWIHIPVGYLYCIGNPRTDWCFKTEAQTGLGGRSLGYPRGKVLGGCSSINGMIYMRGQAADYDRWAEQGNDGWAWKDVLPLFKASESHFAGSSAHHGASGEWRVERQRYSWPILDAFRDAAEQTGIGKVDDFNTGDNQGCGYFQVNQRSGVRWNASKAFLRPIKDRPNLTVLTDVQVDQVLLNNTRARAVKARWQGAWHEFAARREIILCAGAVGSPGILQRSGIGPRKLLEGLGIAVRHDMPGVGGNLQDHLQLRLIYQIRNARTLNQMANSLWGKMGMGLRYLYDRSGPLAMAPSQLGAFVRSSPEQVTANLQYHVQPLSLERFGEPLHQFPAFTASVCNLRPASRGRIDIASADMLSAPLIDPNYLSDPQDLRVAADAIRLTRRIVQAPALAAFAPEEYLPGPALQTEEQLFEAAGKIGTTIFHPVGTCRMGNGPLDVVDNQLRVHGIPGLRVADASIMPQITSGNTCSPTLMIAEKAAQLILKGAATQTNLNEDAIPTP, encoded by the coding sequence ATGCCGTCAGCCGATTCTGTCTTCGATTACGTGGTCGTAGGTGCCGGTCCCGCCGGCTGCCTGTTGGCCAATCGTCTGTCCGCCGACCCAGCCTGCCGTGTACTGTTACTCGAAGCGGGCGGCCGCGACAACTATCCCTGGATTCACATCCCCGTCGGTTACCTCTACTGCATCGGCAACCCGCGCACCGATTGGTGCTTCAAGACCGAGGCACAAACGGGCCTGGGCGGTCGTAGCCTGGGCTATCCACGTGGCAAGGTGCTGGGTGGCTGCTCCTCCATCAACGGCATGATCTATATGCGCGGCCAGGCCGCCGACTATGACCGATGGGCCGAGCAAGGCAACGATGGCTGGGCATGGAAGGACGTGCTGCCGCTGTTCAAGGCCAGCGAAAGCCACTTTGCCGGCAGCAGCGCGCACCATGGCGCCAGCGGCGAATGGCGAGTTGAACGCCAGCGCTACAGCTGGCCCATCCTCGATGCCTTCCGCGATGCGGCCGAGCAGACCGGCATCGGCAAGGTCGACGATTTCAACACCGGTGACAACCAAGGCTGTGGATATTTTCAGGTCAACCAGCGCAGCGGCGTGCGTTGGAATGCTTCCAAGGCATTCCTGCGGCCGATAAAGGACCGCCCCAACCTCACTGTGCTCACCGATGTGCAGGTCGACCAGGTGCTGTTGAACAACACCCGTGCGCGAGCGGTGAAAGCACGCTGGCAAGGTGCCTGGCACGAGTTCGCTGCGCGCCGCGAGATCATCCTGTGCGCTGGCGCCGTAGGTTCCCCCGGTATTTTGCAGCGTTCTGGCATTGGTCCGCGCAAGCTGCTGGAAGGCCTGGGAATAGCTGTACGCCATGACATGCCAGGCGTCGGTGGCAACCTGCAGGACCATTTGCAGCTACGGCTGATCTACCAGATCCGCAACGCCCGCACCCTCAATCAGATGGCTAACAGCCTGTGGGGCAAGATGGGCATGGGCCTGCGCTACCTGTACGACCGCAGCGGCCCGCTGGCCATGGCGCCAAGCCAGCTGGGTGCGTTTGTGCGCTCGAGCCCCGAACAGGTCACGGCCAACCTGCAGTACCACGTACAACCGCTTTCACTGGAGCGCTTCGGCGAGCCATTGCACCAGTTCCCGGCCTTTACCGCCTCGGTTTGCAACCTGCGCCCGGCGAGCCGGGGACGCATCGACATCGCCAGCGCGGACATGCTCAGCGCTCCGCTGATCGACCCCAATTACCTGAGCGATCCCCAGGACCTGCGCGTCGCCGCCGATGCTATTCGCCTCACCCGGCGTATCGTCCAGGCCCCTGCCCTCGCCGCGTTCGCACCCGAGGAATACCTGCCAGGCCCGGCGTTGCAGACGGAAGAGCAACTGTTCGAAGCCGCCGGCAAGATCGGCACCACCATCTTCCACCCGGTTGGCACCTGCCGCATGGGCAATGGTCCCCTGGACGTTGTGGATAACCAGCTCCGCGTGCATGGCATCCCCGGCCTGCGCGTGGCGGACGCTTCGATCATGCCGCAGATCACCTCCGGCAATACCTGTTCACCCACCCTCATGATCGCCGAGAAGGCGGCGCAACTGATCCTCAAAGGAGCGGCTACCCAGACCAACTTGAACGAAGACGCGATACCGACGCCCTGA
- a CDS encoding MFS transporter, giving the protein MSDYIQEQGATASSPSRREERKIIFASSLGTVFEWYDFFLYGALAAVISKQFFAGVNDTTAFIFALMAFAAGFLVRPFGALVFGRLGDMIGRKYTFLVTIVLMGLSTFAVGLLPTYASIGIAAPIILVVLRMLQGLALGGEYGGAATYVAEHAPAGKRGFHTGFIQSTATLGLLLSLLVVLGSRYISGDQFETWGWRLPFLLSIVLLAISTWIRMSMHESPAFVKMKAQGKVSKSPIRESFTSWPNLKVVLTALFSINAGQAVTFYTAQFYVLFFMTQMLKMDPAQANTLLIISVVIGAPFFVFFGWLSDRIGRKPILMLGLLLATVLYFPLFKALSHYANPQIDAASRQAPIVVTADPQSCTFQFDPVGKARFDSPCDKVKTFLVKQGLPYSSVDVAGSQVVVNIGDKTINGFDEAALRTAVEQAGYPAKADPAQVNQVMVVVLIVAMILIATMTYGPLAAVMVELFPTRIRYTSMSLPYHIGNGWFGGFLPTVSFALVVYTGDIFYGLWYPVLVTGISLVVGIFCLKETKDVDIDKV; this is encoded by the coding sequence ATGTCGGATTACATTCAAGAGCAGGGGGCGACGGCGAGCAGCCCCAGCCGTCGTGAAGAACGCAAGATCATTTTCGCGTCATCCCTCGGGACCGTTTTCGAGTGGTATGACTTTTTTCTTTATGGAGCGTTGGCAGCGGTCATCAGCAAGCAGTTCTTCGCTGGCGTGAATGACACGACCGCCTTCATCTTCGCCCTGATGGCCTTTGCCGCCGGCTTCCTGGTGCGGCCTTTCGGCGCGCTGGTGTTCGGTCGCCTGGGTGACATGATCGGGCGCAAGTACACCTTCCTGGTCACCATCGTGCTGATGGGCCTGTCCACCTTTGCGGTCGGCCTGCTACCCACCTACGCCAGCATCGGCATTGCGGCGCCGATCATCCTGGTGGTGCTGCGCATGCTCCAGGGCCTGGCGCTGGGCGGCGAATATGGCGGTGCCGCCACCTACGTGGCGGAACATGCTCCCGCTGGCAAGCGCGGTTTCCACACCGGTTTCATCCAGTCCACCGCTACCCTCGGCCTGCTGTTGTCGCTGCTGGTAGTGCTGGGTAGCCGCTACATCAGTGGCGATCAGTTCGAAACTTGGGGTTGGCGCCTGCCGTTCCTGCTGTCGATCGTGCTACTGGCGATTTCCACCTGGATCCGCATGAGCATGCACGAGTCGCCGGCCTTCGTGAAAATGAAGGCCCAGGGCAAGGTCAGCAAATCGCCTATCCGTGAGTCGTTCACTTCCTGGCCGAACCTTAAGGTGGTGCTTACTGCGCTGTTCAGCATCAACGCAGGGCAGGCTGTGACCTTCTATACCGCGCAGTTCTACGTGCTGTTCTTCATGACCCAGATGCTCAAGATGGACCCCGCCCAAGCCAACACCTTGCTGATCATCAGCGTGGTGATCGGGGCGCCGTTCTTCGTGTTCTTCGGCTGGCTGTCCGACCGCATCGGCCGCAAGCCGATCCTGATGTTGGGGCTGCTTCTGGCCACGGTGCTGTACTTCCCGCTGTTCAAGGCGCTGAGCCACTACGCCAACCCGCAGATCGACGCTGCCAGTCGCCAGGCGCCGATCGTGGTCACTGCCGATCCGCAGAGCTGCACCTTCCAGTTCGACCCGGTCGGCAAGGCGCGCTTCGACAGCCCCTGCGACAAGGTCAAGACGTTCCTGGTGAAACAAGGCCTGCCGTATAGCTCGGTGGATGTGGCCGGTAGCCAGGTGGTGGTGAATATTGGCGACAAGACCATCAACGGCTTCGACGAAGCGGCGTTGCGTACGGCAGTGGAGCAAGCGGGCTACCCCGCCAAGGCCGACCCGGCGCAGGTGAACCAGGTGATGGTGGTGGTGCTGATCGTGGCGATGATCCTGATCGCTACCATGACCTACGGGCCGTTGGCTGCGGTGATGGTCGAGCTGTTCCCGACGCGGATCCGCTATACCTCGATGTCGTTGCCTTATCACATTGGTAATGGCTGGTTCGGTGGGTTTTTGCCGACGGTATCGTTCGCGCTGGTGGTGTATACCGGGGATATCTTCTACGGGCTCTGGTACCCGGTGCTGGTGACCGGGATCAGCCTGGTGGTGGGGATCTTCTGCCTCAAAGAAACCAAGGATGTGGATATCGACAAGGTTTGA
- a CDS encoding lysophospholipid acyltransferase family protein, protein MSILQAIRIFLFYLLLGTSSLLWCSLSFFVAPFLSFPKRYKFINVYWCRCALFLARNILGIDYKITGAQNVPKEPCVILSNHQSTWETFFLSAYFSPLSQVLKRELLYVPFFGWAMAMLRPIAINRDNPKEALRQVASKGDELLKQKVWVLIFPEGTRVPFGTVGKFSRGGTALAVNAGLPVLPIAHNAGKYWPKTGWGKRAGTIEVVIGEPMYANGSGPRAIAELNDRAAAWNEATQRAMGSLPPVDEKPQEQMA, encoded by the coding sequence ATGTCGATCCTGCAGGCGATCAGAATCTTTCTTTTTTACCTGCTGCTGGGCACCAGTTCGCTGTTGTGGTGCTCGCTTAGCTTCTTCGTTGCGCCATTCCTGTCATTCCCCAAACGCTACAAGTTCATCAACGTCTATTGGTGCCGCTGTGCGTTGTTCCTGGCGCGCAATATTCTCGGCATCGACTATAAAATCACCGGCGCCCAGAACGTGCCGAAAGAGCCCTGCGTGATTCTCTCCAATCACCAGAGCACCTGGGAGACCTTCTTCCTCTCGGCGTACTTCTCGCCCCTGAGCCAGGTGCTCAAGCGTGAGCTGCTCTACGTGCCGTTCTTCGGCTGGGCAATGGCCATGCTGCGGCCGATCGCGATCAATCGCGACAACCCAAAGGAAGCCTTGCGCCAGGTGGCCAGCAAAGGTGACGAGTTGCTCAAGCAGAAAGTGTGGGTGCTGATCTTCCCGGAGGGTACCCGCGTGCCTTTCGGCACCGTGGGCAAGTTTTCCCGTGGTGGTACTGCGCTGGCGGTGAATGCCGGGTTGCCGGTGCTGCCGATTGCGCACAATGCAGGCAAGTACTGGCCGAAAACTGGCTGGGGCAAGCGTGCTGGCACCATCGAGGTGGTGATCGGCGAGCCGATGTATGCCAATGGCTCCGGCCCACGCGCCATCGCCGAACTCAACGACCGTGCTGCGGCCTGGAACGAAGCGACTCAGCGGGCCATGGGTTCGTTGCCGCCAGTGGATGAAAAACCGCAGGAGCAGATGGCCTGA
- the gmhB gene encoding D-glycero-beta-D-manno-heptose 1,7-bisphosphate 7-phosphatase → MKLLILDRDGVINQDSDAYIKSLEEWIPIPGSIEAIAQLSKAGWTVAVATNQSGIARGYYSLATLEAMHARLRALVAEQGGEVGHIVYCPHGPDEGCDCRKPKPGMLRAIAEHYQADLHGVWFVGDSTGDLQAALAVGAQPVLVKTGKGERTLEKGVAETTLIFDDLAAIARELI, encoded by the coding sequence TTGAAACTGCTGATTCTCGATCGTGACGGGGTGATCAACCAGGACTCCGACGCCTACATCAAGTCGCTGGAAGAGTGGATCCCGATACCCGGCTCGATCGAAGCGATCGCGCAGTTGAGCAAGGCGGGCTGGACGGTGGCCGTGGCCACCAACCAGTCCGGCATCGCCCGTGGCTACTACTCGCTGGCAACCCTGGAGGCCATGCATGCGCGCTTGCGCGCACTGGTGGCCGAGCAGGGCGGCGAGGTGGGCCACATCGTGTATTGCCCGCACGGGCCGGACGAAGGCTGCGATTGCCGCAAGCCCAAACCTGGCATGCTGCGGGCGATTGCCGAGCACTACCAGGCTGACCTTCACGGCGTCTGGTTCGTCGGCGACAGCACAGGTGACCTGCAGGCCGCCCTGGCCGTCGGTGCACAGCCCGTGCTGGTGAAAACCGGCAAGGGCGAGCGGACGCTGGAAAAAGGCGTCGCTGAAACTACACTGATTTTCGACGATCTGGCAGCTATCGCCAGAGAACTAATTTAA
- the glyS gene encoding glycine--tRNA ligase subunit beta → MSAQDFLVELGTEELPPKALATLGDAFLAGIEKGLQAAGLNYTGKQVYAAPRRLAVLIRQLDVQQPDRSINIDGPPMQAAFKDGEPTQAALGFAKKCGVELSEIDQSGAKLRFSQHIPGKATASLLPTIVEDSLNDLPIPKRMRWAASREEFVRPTQWLVMLLGDQVVDCTILSQQAGRESRGHRFHHPENVVITTPANYVEDLRKAYVLADFAERRELISKRTAELALQQEGTAIVPPALLDEVTALVEWPVPLVCSFEERFLDVPQEALITTMQDNQKYFCLLDSEGKLLPRFITVANVESRDPKQIVQGNEKVVRPRLTDAEFFFKQDKKQPLETFNERLKNVVFQAQLGTVYDKAERVSKLAAFIAPLIGGDAQRASRAGLLSKCDLATEMVGEFPEMQGVAGYYYALNDGEPQDVALALNEQYMPRGAGAELPQTLTGAAVAIADKLDTLVGIFGIGMLPTGSKDPYALRRAALGVLRILIEKQLDLDLTTAVEFAVKQFGAKVKAAGLSEQVLEFIFDRLRARYEDEGIDVATYLSVRALKPGSALDFDQRVQAVQAFRKLPEAEALAAVNKRVSNLLSKAEGAIADQVEPKYFDNANEFSLYSAIQQADQAVQPMAAARQYSESLARLAALRDPVDAFFEAVMVNAEDAKVRANRYALLSRLRGLFLGVADISLLG, encoded by the coding sequence ATGAGTGCTCAAGATTTCCTGGTTGAACTGGGCACCGAAGAGCTGCCACCCAAAGCCTTGGCCACCCTCGGCGACGCCTTCCTGGCCGGTATCGAGAAAGGCCTGCAGGCCGCTGGCCTGAACTACACCGGCAAGCAGGTGTACGCCGCGCCGCGCCGCCTGGCCGTGCTGATCCGCCAGCTCGACGTGCAGCAGCCGGACCGCAGCATCAACATCGATGGCCCGCCCATGCAGGCTGCTTTCAAAGACGGCGAACCGACCCAGGCCGCCCTGGGCTTTGCCAAGAAATGCGGCGTAGAGCTGTCGGAAATCGACCAGAGCGGCGCCAAGCTGCGCTTCTCCCAGCACATTCCGGGCAAGGCCACCGCAAGCCTGCTGCCGACCATCGTCGAAGATTCGCTCAACGACCTGCCGATCCCCAAGCGCATGCGCTGGGCGGCCAGCCGTGAAGAGTTCGTGCGCCCGACCCAATGGCTGGTGATGCTGCTCGGCGACCAGGTGGTCGACTGCACCATCCTGTCGCAGCAGGCCGGCCGTGAATCCCGTGGCCACCGTTTCCACCACCCGGAAAACGTGGTTATCACCACCCCGGCCAACTACGTCGAAGACCTGCGCAAAGCCTACGTGCTGGCCGACTTCGCCGAGCGCCGCGAACTGATCAGCAAGCGTACCGCCGAACTGGCCCTGCAGCAGGAAGGCACTGCCATCGTGCCGCCGGCATTGCTGGACGAAGTGACCGCGCTGGTCGAGTGGCCGGTGCCGCTGGTGTGCTCGTTCGAGGAGCGTTTCCTCGACGTGCCGCAGGAAGCCCTGATCACCACCATGCAGGACAACCAGAAGTACTTCTGCCTGCTGGACAGCGAAGGCAAGCTGCTGCCGCGCTTCATCACCGTGGCCAACGTCGAGAGCCGTGACCCCAAGCAGATCGTGCAGGGTAACGAGAAGGTCGTGCGCCCGCGCCTGACCGACGCCGAGTTCTTCTTCAAGCAAGACAAGAAGCAGCCGCTGGAAACCTTCAACGAACGCTTGAAGAACGTGGTATTCCAGGCCCAACTGGGCACCGTCTATGACAAGGCCGAGCGTGTTTCCAAGCTGGCCGCGTTCATTGCCCCGCTGATCGGCGGCGACGCCCAGCGCGCAAGTCGTGCCGGCCTGTTGTCGAAGTGCGACCTGGCCACCGAGATGGTCGGCGAGTTCCCTGAGATGCAGGGTGTTGCCGGTTACTACTACGCGCTCAACGATGGCGAGCCGCAAGACGTCGCCCTGGCCCTGAACGAGCAGTACATGCCGCGCGGTGCTGGCGCCGAGCTGCCGCAGACCCTCACCGGCGCGGCCGTGGCCATCGCCGACAAGCTCGACACCCTGGTCGGCATTTTCGGCATCGGCATGCTGCCTACCGGCAGCAAGGATCCGTACGCCCTGCGCCGCGCCGCCCTCGGCGTGCTGCGCATCCTGATCGAGAAGCAGCTGGACCTGGATCTGACCACCGCGGTCGAGTTCGCGGTCAAGCAATTCGGCGCCAAGGTCAAGGCTGCCGGCCTGTCTGAGCAGGTGCTGGAGTTCATCTTCGACCGCCTGCGTGCGCGCTACGAAGACGAAGGCATCGATGTGGCCACCTACCTGTCGGTACGTGCCCTCAAGCCGGGCTCGGCCCTGGACTTCGACCAGCGCGTGCAGGCTGTGCAGGCCTTCCGCAAGCTGCCGGAAGCTGAAGCCCTGGCTGCGGTGAACAAGCGTGTATCGAACCTGCTGAGCAAGGCTGAAGGCGCCATCGCCGACCAGGTAGAGCCGAAGTACTTCGACAACGCCAACGAGTTCTCGCTGTACTCGGCCATCCAGCAGGCCGACCAGGCCGTGCAACCGATGGCTGCCGCACGCCAGTACAGCGAATCGCTGGCCCGCCTGGCTGCTCTGCGTGACCCGGTCGACGCCTTCTTCGAGGCGGTGATGGTCAACGCCGAGGACGCCAAGGTGCGTGCCAACCGTTATGCCCTGCTCAGCCGCCTGCGCGGTCTGTTCCTGGGCGTTGCCGACATTTCGCTGCTGGGGTAA